One window from the genome of Bactrocera dorsalis isolate Fly_Bdor unplaced genomic scaffold, ASM2337382v1 BdCtg021, whole genome shotgun sequence encodes:
- the LOC105229383 gene encoding facilitated trehalose transporter Tret1: MTDGNQSKYQYLVGICANIMTISYGGFCGWPSASFVELQSKDSPLETGPMSSSDVGWVGSIICVGGVLGTIFCSWFSDRYGRKKCMLLVALPSLIGWWIIPFATTPTHLCIARVIGGFAGGGIFTVLPIYTAELAQDHVRGILGTVLMLTFNFGILCAFVLGNFFTYDKVAWILSSLSIVFLLCFPFLKETPQHLLNKNKIKKAEKSLKYFRNIRALSHEWPEDFKFELDKLKADVKQNDDNDESNAITWKDINNLTTRKAFLIGIGIMTLMAFSGCFAMLNYSANIFKESGSSLSPTLSAIIVGVIQLIGSYMSTLLVERAGRKSLLLISTTGVALGHIIFGVYSYLDVLGYDVRGFSWLSIFSFSFTIFIASLGLLGLPYLIIAEIMPPKLRSMGSMIGMIQLWITTLIILKCLPLMIEVLGMHGMVFVFAGVCIVGIICIYMFIPETKGKTIEEILESL, from the exons ATGACGGACGGAAATCAATCGAAGTACCAGTACTTGGTTGGAATATGTG CAAATATTATGACAATATCATATGGCGGCTTCTGTGGCTGGCCATCTGCCAGTTTCGTGGAACTGCAGTCCAAGGATAGTCCGCTCGAGACTGGGCCTATGTCGAGTTCGGACGTTGGTTGGGTGGGTTCTATAATTTGCGTCGGAGGTGTCCTAGGTACGATATTTTGCTCGTGGTTTTCCGATCGTTATGGGCGTAAAAAGTGCATGCTGTTGGTGGCGCTACCCTCATTG ATCGGTTGGTGGATTATACCCTTTGCTACCACACCGACTCATCTTTGCATTGCCCGTGTCATCGGTGGTTTTGCTGGAGGTGGCATATTTACTGTTCTACCAATCTACACTGCCGAATTGGCGCAAGATCA TGTTCGCGGTATTTTGGGGACAGTTCTTATGTTAACATTTAACTTCGGCATACTCTGTGCATTCGTTCTGGGCAACTTCTTTACCTATGATAAGGTGGCTTGGATCCTTTCATCGCTGAGCATTGTGTTTCTGCTATGCTTTCCATTTTTGAAAGAAACTCCTCAacatcttttaaataaaaataaaatcaag AAAGCTGAGAAATCATTGAAATACTTTCGTAATATACGAGCACTGTCACACGAGTGGCCTGAAGACTTCAAATTTGAGTTGGATAAACTGAAGGCAGATGTTAAACAGAACGACGACAATGACGAAAGTAATGCGATAACCTGGAAGGATATAA ACAATCTAACAACACGTAAAGCATTCCTGATTGGAATTGGCATTATGACTTTGATGGCGTTTTCTGGTTGTTTTGCTATGCTCAACTATTCTGCGAACATTTTTAAAGAGTCTGGCTCGAGTCTTTCGCCCACATTGTCTGCAATAATTGTAGGCGTAATTCAATTGATCGGATCCTATATGTCGACGCTTTTGGTGGAACGCGCTGGTAGGAAG TCCTTGTTGCTAATTTCAACCACTGGCGTTGCCTTGGGCCACATTATATTCGGTGTGTACTCTTATCTCGATGTGCTTGGCTACGACGTTCGTGGGTTCTCTTGGTTGTCAATCTTCAGCTTCTCATTTACAATATTCATAGCGAGCTTGGGCTTGTTGGGGCTGCCCTACTTGATTATAGCGGAAATAATGCCACCAAAATTGCGCAGCATGGGCTCCATGATCGGCATGATTCAGTTGTGGATCACCACTTTAATTATACTAAAG TGTTTACCGTTAATGATCGAAGTGTTGGGAATGCACGGGATGGTCTTTGTCTTCGCCGGAGTATGCATTGTTGGcatcatatgcatatatatgtttatacccGAAACCAAAGGAAAAACCATCGAGGAAATCCTGGAGAGTTTATAG
- the LOC109579765 gene encoding facilitated trehalose transporter Tret1 — translation MCLPKNLNGSTIQKIATTVGNILCLNFGIMLGITPAHIRLYMDEKTPLNRVADDVEATWISSSIFASAALSAIVCGFIVGKIGPKAVLLLSGLLQISSWFCMHFAFDILHIYSSRIMAGTAAGAALIALPIFIAEISEENNSGALIVTIEQWRTLGTLIGFLLGQHLQYDYVAVVAVCISCAFTMMFPFSQESPYFYMRKGDVTRLEKSLRWFRGVRSIDDRNRPEFLRELEDFKSNMGNHFIAEEHVPRVYLCKATLCTLVLFMGVHLSGIYVIFAWSDLIFIDDVFVQFPTDVSVLIFALVQFVAATMSVWLAPIARRRILLFISALICGFASIGLAVCMALEVNGQLRWVATVLLLLHVFFANLGLYPLIFLIPREMLATKLRVTLTSLSWGLSWLMTFISIQYFQSFESTIGLYGYFIIFGVGCVSVALLALFALPETQGKSLEEVQNSWGVESQTGISKNNVPQRGQIHLERY, via the exons ATGTGTCTACCAAAGAATTTGAATGGTTCTACGATCCAGAAAATCGCAACAACTGTCG GTAATATACTATGCTTGAACTTTGGCATCATGCTCGGCATCACGCCAGCGCATATTAGACTCTACATGGACGAAAAGACCCCCTTGAACCGTGTCGCCGACGATGTTGAAGCAACTTGGATCAGCAGTAGTATTTTTGCCAGCGCTGCATTGAGCGCAATCGTATGCGGTTTCATTGTAGGAAAAATTGGACCCAAAGCGGTGCTTCTCCTCAGCGGTCTTCTGCAAATC TCCAGTTGGTTTTGTATGCATTTCGCATTCGACATTTTACACATCTATTCATCTCGCATTATGGCTGGAACGGCTGCTGGCGCTGCCCTCATAGCGTTACCCATATTCATAGCGGAGATATCTGAGGAGAACAATAGCGGAGCCCTGATTGTAACTATCGAGCAGTGGCGCACATTGGGTACACTTATCGGTTTTCTGCTTGGCCAACACTTGCAATACGATTATGTGGCAGTGGTGGCGGTTTGTATCTCCTGCGCCTTTACCATGATGTTCCCGTTTAGTCAGGAGAGCCCGTACTTCTACATGCGAAAGGGTGATGTGACAAGGCTGGAGAAGTCTTTGCGCTGGTTTCGGGGTGTGCGTAGTATAGACGACCGCAACCGACCTGAGTTCTTACGCGAGTTGGAAGATTTCAAGAGCAACATGGGGAATCATTTTATAGCAGAAGAGCATGTGCCtcgtgtgtatttgtgtaaggCCACGCTCTGTACCTTGGTGTTGTTTATGGGTGTGCATTTGAGTGGTATCTACGTGATATTTGCCTGGTCGGATCTGATATTTATAGATGACGTCTTCGTCCAGTTTCCCACGGACGTAAGTGTTTTGATTTTCGCCCTGGTCCAGTTTGTGGCAGCTACAATGAGTGTTTGGCTCGCCCCAATAGCGAGAAGAAGG ATACTCTTATTTATTTCCGCACTGATCTGTGGCTTTGCGTCGATTGGTTTGGCGGTTTGCATGGCGTTAGAAGTGAACGGTCAATTGCGATGGGTCGCCACCGTGTTATTGCTGCTACATGTGTTCTTTGCTAACTTGGGCTTGTACCCGTTAATTTTCCTAATTCCTCGTGAAATGCTGGCCACGAAG TTGCGTGTTACCTTAACGAGTCTTTCCTGGGGCCTCTCATGGCTAATGACTTTTATTTCGATACAG tattttcagTCTTTTGAATCGACAATCGGACTCTATGGATATTTCATCATCTTTGGTGTTGGTTGTGTCAGCGTTGCGCTCTTGGCTCTATTCGCGCTTCCCGAGACGCAAGGAAAATCACTCGAAGAGGTACAAAATAGTTGGGGGGTCGAAAGTCAGACGGGGATTTCGAAAAACAATGTGCCACAGCGCGGACAAATCCATTTAGAGCGGTACTAA